In the genome of Notamacropus eugenii isolate mMacEug1 chromosome 5, mMacEug1.pri_v2, whole genome shotgun sequence, one region contains:
- the LOC140509036 gene encoding olfactory receptor 8B8-like, protein MVIGNHSIVSAFILVGLTDQPELQLPLFFLFLGMYILTVVGNLGLITLIGLNPHLHTPMYYFLFNLSLIDLCYSTVITPKMLVNFVSEKNIISYSGCMTQLYFFLFLVVSESFILSAMAYDRYVAICNPLLYNVTMSYQLCSLLLLGVYVMGFSGAMAHTGFMLRLVFCDVNIINHYMCDILPLLELSCTSTHVNELVVFIVVGIDIGVPTVTIFISYALILSSILHINSTEGRSKAFSTCSSHIMAVSLFFGSGAFMYLKPSSLLSLTQGKVSSLFYTIVVPMLNPIIYSLRNKDVKLALRKTLSKRIF, encoded by the coding sequence ATGGTCATAGGAAATCACTCCATTGTATCTGCATTTATTCTTGTGGGCTTAACAGATCAACCAGAGCTCcagctccctctcttcttccttttcctaggAATGTATATTCTTACTGTTGTGGGGAACCTGGGCTTAATCACTTTGATTGGACTGAATCCTCACCTTCACACCCCCATGTACTATTTCCTCTTTAATCTGTCCCTTATAGATCTCTGTTACTCTACTGTTATTACTCCCAAAATGCTGGTGAACTTTGTCTCGGAGAAAAACATCATCTCCTATTCTGGCTGCATGACTcagctttatttctttctttttttggtggtttCTGAGTCCTTTATTCTTTCAGCTATGGCTTATGATCGTTATGTTGCTATCTGTAATCCTCTGCTCTATAATGTAACCATGTCCTACCAATTGTGTTCTCTGCTATTGTTGGGCGTATATGTAATGGGGTTTTCTGGAGCCATGGCCCATACAGGTTTCATGCTAAGATTAGTCTTCTGTGATGTCAACATTATTAATCACTACATGTGTGATATACTCCCCCTCCTAGAACTGTCATGCACCAGTACCCATGTTAATGAGTTAGTGGTTTTCATTGTTGTGGGCATTGACATTGGAGTCCCCACTGTTACCATCTTTATCTCTTATGCTTTAATCCTCTCTAGCATTCTCCACATCAACTCCACAGAGGGCAGGTCCAAAGCTTTCAGCACCTGCAGCTCCCATATAATggctgtttctcttttctttgggtcAGGAGCATTTATGTATCTGAAACCTTCCTCTCTTCTATCCCTGACCCAAGGAAAAGTGTCTTCTTTATTCTACACTATTGTTGTGCCTATGCTAAATCCCATTATCTACAGCCTGAGGAACAAGGATGTCAAATTGGCTCTGAGGAAAACTCTGAGTAAAAGAATATTCTGA